The Halorubrum sp. BV1 genome has a window encoding:
- the npdG gene encoding NADPH-dependent F420 reductase, translating into MHIAILGGTGDIGQGIALRLAADTAHEVTVGSREAERAETKAEEYTTELDSRGIDAAVAGAENAVAAADARIIVLAVPPYHVGDTVEAIADALDPGDVLVSPATGMKRDDEGFHYHKPGAGSVTKIVANAAPDGVAVVGAFHNLAAGRLANLDADLGIDTLVIGDDDDAKATVVDVAEGIEGLRALDAGGIANAPEIEGLTPLLINVASNNDGLHDLGVRFE; encoded by the coding sequence ATGCACATCGCGATACTCGGTGGCACCGGTGACATCGGGCAGGGGATCGCGCTCCGGCTCGCGGCCGACACGGCTCACGAGGTCACAGTCGGCTCGCGCGAAGCGGAGCGAGCAGAGACGAAAGCCGAGGAGTACACAACCGAACTCGACAGCCGCGGGATCGACGCCGCGGTCGCGGGGGCCGAGAACGCGGTCGCCGCAGCCGATGCGCGCATTATCGTCCTCGCGGTGCCGCCGTATCACGTCGGCGACACCGTCGAGGCGATCGCGGACGCCCTCGATCCCGGGGACGTACTCGTCTCCCCGGCGACCGGCATGAAACGCGACGACGAGGGGTTCCACTACCACAAGCCGGGTGCCGGCTCGGTGACGAAGATCGTCGCCAACGCCGCGCCCGACGGCGTCGCCGTCGTCGGCGCGTTCCACAACCTCGCGGCCGGGCGGCTCGCGAACCTCGACGCCGACCTCGGGATCGACACGCTCGTGATCGGCGACGACGACGACGCGAAGGCGACGGTGGTCGACGTCGCCGAGGGAATCGAGGGACTGCGCGCGCTCGATGCCGGCGGAATCGCCAACGCCCCCGAGATCGAGGGGCTCACGCCGCTCCTGATCAACGTCGCGTCCAACAACGACGGGCTCCACGACCTCGGCGTTCGCTTCGAGTGA
- a CDS encoding NAD-dependent epimerase/dehydratase family protein, protein MDLTDSHVLVTGGAGLVGSHLAASLLDRGATVRVADDLSKGTRDRVPDGADFVEADMTDADDVAEAVTADLDVVFHFAAYTDTNYDDDRVLFEENAEMTYNVVERMREVGVDRLAFTSSSTVYGEAPRPTPEDYGPLEPISIYGSSKLADEALISTHAHSYGIQSWVFRFANIVGPRQRGNVVPDFIEKLDADPTELEILGDGRQEKSYMHVTDCVDAMEFVVEHATDDLNIYNLGTRTTTSVTDIADIVSDELGVDPEYSYTGGDRGWTGDVPKMRLSIEKLAALGWEPSVESDAAVRRSARELIDEIVA, encoded by the coding sequence ATGGATCTGACCGACTCGCACGTTCTCGTCACGGGCGGTGCGGGGCTCGTCGGGAGCCACCTCGCCGCAAGCCTGCTCGACCGCGGCGCGACCGTCCGCGTCGCCGACGACCTCTCGAAGGGGACCAGAGACCGGGTTCCCGACGGAGCCGACTTCGTCGAGGCGGACATGACCGACGCCGACGACGTCGCCGAAGCGGTCACCGCGGACCTCGACGTCGTCTTCCACTTCGCCGCGTACACCGACACGAACTACGACGACGACCGCGTCCTCTTCGAAGAGAACGCCGAGATGACCTACAACGTCGTAGAGCGGATGCGCGAAGTCGGCGTCGATCGGCTGGCGTTCACTTCCTCGTCGACCGTCTACGGCGAGGCCCCGCGACCGACGCCCGAAGACTACGGTCCGCTCGAACCGATCTCGATTTACGGCTCCTCGAAGCTCGCCGACGAGGCGCTCATCTCCACGCACGCGCACTCGTACGGGATCCAGTCGTGGGTGTTCCGCTTCGCGAACATCGTCGGCCCGCGCCAGCGCGGCAACGTGGTCCCGGACTTCATCGAGAAGCTCGACGCCGATCCGACGGAATTGGAGATCCTCGGGGACGGCCGACAAGAGAAGTCGTACATGCACGTCACCGATTGCGTCGACGCCATGGAGTTCGTCGTCGAGCACGCCACCGACGACCTCAACATCTACAATCTCGGGACGCGGACGACGACCTCCGTCACGGACATCGCCGACATCGTCAGCGACGAACTCGGCGTCGACCCCGAGTACAGCTACACCGGCGGCGACCGCGGCTGGACCGGCGACGTGCCGAAGATGCGCCTCTCGATCGAGAAGCTGGCCGCACTCGGCTGGGAGCCGTCCGTCGAGAGCGACGCCGCCGTCCGTCGGAGCGCGCGGGAGCTGATAGACGAGATCGTCGCGTAA